The nucleotide sequence CCCGACCGTCTCACCCAGGTCCACCGCCACGGGGCGGAAGGCCGCCGCCTTCTGGCCGGGCGTGATCGCTTCGAGATAGGGTCTCACCCAGGCGCGCGGCGTGTTCGCGAGGCTGCGCAGACGGTGGCTCGTCCGGCCGACCTGGACGCGGCTCTGTGCCGCGACCTGGGAGGTGAGAAACTGGGCCGAGTCGCGGCAGACCGAGAGGGCCGCGACCGGCCCGCCCGCCGCCAACTCCGCCTTGAGCCGCGCGCCGAGACGACGCTGGAGGCGAGCCATCGCGGTGTCCGCTTCGGCCACGGCCGAGACCAGAGGCGGCGGGAGGGACTCGAGGTCGTACTGCTTCGCCCGCTGCTCGGCCTGGCAACCCACCACGGACAGCGCCGTGAGCGCCAACGGCAGGTACCGTAGCCGCCGATTCATGAACTCAGCGTAAGGCGGCGCCAGCCGCCGGTCCTATGGGACCGAAGGGGTAGTCGCCCGAGGAGCCATGCACGTGGGCTGCGGGGCTTGACAAGATAAGTTGTCAATGCTTTCATGAGGCCCATGGAGCCAATCGCGGACCTCGAAGTCATCGACGACCCCGCCGCCGCCGTGGTGGCTCTCGACCCGACCCGCGCTCGCCTCCTGGCGGAGCTCGCCGAGCCCGGCTCGGCGTCGTCGCTCGCGACCCGTGTCGGCATCACTCGCCAGAAGGTGAACTACCATCTCCGGGCGCTCGAGGCTCACGGGCTCGTCCGCCCGGCCGGAGAGCGCCGATGGGGAGGACTCGTCGAGCGGCGCATGGTCGCCACCGCCGCTTCCTACGTCGTCTCCCCTGCCGCGCTGGGGGATGCCGCCAATGATCCCGCACGCGCATCCGATCGACTCTCCGCGAGCTACCTGATCGCTCTGGCCGCGCGCGTCATCCGCGAGGTCGGCGACCTCCTCCGCGGCTCGAAGGAACAGCGCAAGCATCTCGCGACCCTCGCGATCGACACCGAAGTCCGCTTCCGTTCTCCGGCGGAGCGCGCCGCGTTCACGGCGGAGCTCACTCATGCCATCACCGGGCTCGTTGCGCGCTACCACGACGCGACAGCTCCGGGCGGCCGCCCGCATCGAGTCATCCTCGTCGCCCACCCCTCACCCCGGAAGCCCCGAACCTAGGAGCGAACATGCCGACGCAGAAGGATCCCTCAGGGCGGCGTTTCATCGCCGTCGAGACCGAAGTGCCCGGAACGCCGGAGGAAGTGTGGCAGGCCATCGCGACGGGACCGGGAATCACGTCCTGGTTCGTTCCGACCCAGCTCGAGGAGCGCGAGAAGGGGTCGATCCTCATGAACTTCGGTCCCGGCATGGAGTCGAAGGCGGAGATTCAGGTGTGGGACCCGCCCCGTCGCTTCACCGCCGAGAACAAGGAAGGCATGGGCCCGGGCTCACCCGCCATGGCGACCGAGTGGACCGTCGAGGCGAAGGCCGGCGGAACCTGTCTCGTGCGTGTCGTCCACAGCTGGTTCGCGAGCACGGACGACTGGGACAAGCAGTTCGAGAGCGTCGAGAAGGGCTGGCCGGCGTTCTTCCGGATTCTCCGGAGCTATCTCACGCACTTCCGCGGCCAGCCGTGCACGCTGGTCCAGCTGATGGCGGTCGCACCGGGGCCCAAGGAGAAAGCTTGGGCCGAGATCGCCGGTCCGCTCGGCATCGAGGAAGCGAGCATCGGTCGGTCCGTGACCTCGTCGAGCGACGCGCCACCGATCGCAGCGGTCGTCGAGCATGTGAGCCCGAAGGACTATCCCGACCTCATTCTTCGTCTCGAGCAACCGGCGCCGGGTACCGCCCGTCTCTTCACCATGCCCATGGGGGGCCAGGTCTTCGTGTCCGTCAGCTTGTACCTGTACGGGGACGCGGCGCGCGCGGTCGCCGCGCGCGAGGAGCCGGTGTGGCGAGCGTGGCTCGATCGGCTCTTCCCCGCTCCGGTGGGCCAGACGGAGTCCTAGCGGTGCCGCGCTAGATCGCGGCACCGCCGCGCTCGCCGGTGCGGATGCGCACGCACTCCTCGAGCGGCAGCACGAAGATCTTGCCGTCCCCGATCTCGCCGTCGGCGGTGCGCGCGCCCTCGATGATGGCCTGGATCGCCGGCTCCACGTAGGGGTCGTTGACGCCGATGGTCACCTGGGTCTTGTGAACCAGGTTGTGCCGCACCGGCTGGCCGCGGAAGTACTCCACCTCGCCGCCTTGACGCCCGTGGCCGTCCACCGTCTGGACCGTGAGACGATAGTTGTCCCCCTCGTCGAGCGCGAGCTGAAGCGCCCGCTGCACCGCGTCGAGCTTCTCGGGGCGGATGATGGCGATGACCAGCTTCATGCTCTCGTCCTCGGGCGGACTGGTTCCCGCCGCTACAGGTGGTAGCCGCGCTCGCCGTGGACGGTGATGTCGAGCCCGTCGCGCTCCTGCCGCTCGGACACCCTCAAGCCCATGGTGAGACGCAGCGCCGTGGCGATCAGGAAGGTGCCGGCCGCCGCGAACAGGATGGTGATCACGACCCCTACGAGCTGCTTGAACAGCTGCCCTGGATTGCCGCCGAGGAGACCTGCCACCGGGATCACGCAGAACAGGCCGGTCGCGAGCGCGCCCCAGATGCCGCCGACGCCGTGCACCCCGAAGGCGTCGAGCGAGTCGTCGTAGCCGAGACGGCTCTTGAGCCGCACGGCGCCGTAGCACACCAGGGAGGCGCCCGCTCCGATGACCATGGCCGAGAGCGGCATGACGTGCCCGGCCGCAGGCGTGATGGCCACCAGCCCCGCCACGATTCCCGACGCCATTCCCACGCTCGTGGGCTTGCCCGTTTGGATCCACTCGATCAGAAGCCAGACCAGAGCGGCGGACGCGGCCGCGGTCTGTGTGGTGGCGAAGGCGAGCGCGGCCGAGAAACCGGCCACCGGATGCTCGACGGCCACCGCACTGCCTGCGTTGAAGCCGAACCAGCCGAACCAGAGGAGCCCCGCCCCGGTGAGGGTGAGGGTCAGGTTGTTGGGCTGGATCGCCCCGTGCGGGTAGTCACGGCGCGGCCCGATCATGAGAGCCAGCACCAGCGCCGAGACGCCGGCCGCGATGTGCACCACCGTGCCTCCCGCGAAGTCGAGCACGCCGTACTCGAAGAGCCAGCCGCCTGGAGCCCACACCCAGTGCGCCAAGGGGCAGTACACGAGCGTGGCCCACAGCAGGATGAACACCACATAGCTCGAGAACTTGAGGCGCTCGGCGACCGCACCGCTGATCAGGGCCGGGGTGATGATGGCGAACTTGCCCTGGAACATGACGAACGCCAGCTCGGGGATCGCCTTGTCGGAGAACAGGCGACCTGGAAGCACGCCGTGGAGACCGACGGCCTCCCACGACCAACCGATCCACCCACCCTGGGAGCTGCCGAAGGCGAGGGAATAGCCCACCAGGATCCACTGCACTCCGATGAGCGCCATGGCGATGAACGAATGCAGCATGGTGGTGAGGACGTTCTTGCGCCGCACCATCCCGCCGTAGAACAGCGCCAGTCCCGGAACCATGAGCAACACGAGCGCCGAGGAGGCGAGCATCCAGGCGGTGGAGCCGCTGTCGAGGGCCGAGGAGGCGGCAGCGACCGGCGACGTGGCAGTGACGAGAGTCGTCATGGTGCTGAGTGATCTGCTCTCGAGTCACACCCCCTGCGCTTGGCGGTGCGCCGCCGGGCGTGCAGATGAGGCAAGAACCTTGCGCGGGGAGGGTAGCAACAGACACCATCGCGAGCCAACTGGAACCTCGGTAACGCCCAGGATCGACGGATCGGCCGGGCGTAGTGAGGCGCCCTGCCCCCGCGAGGGTCGGTTCCGGCACGTGGAGCGTTGGGCTCCTTGTAATGAACCGGCTCCCTGTGGGACTAAATCAGCACGATTCGTGCAGGTTTTCCTGATCGGCAAGGACTCCACGAGGTGCCTCATGAAGACTCCGCTCCTGGCACTGCTGATTCTCGGTTCTGCGATTTCGACTGCTCAGGCCTCTCAGGAATGGGTGGCACGATACGCCAGCCCCACCACCTACAGCGAC is from Candidatus Eisenbacteria bacterium and encodes:
- a CDS encoding DUF3365 domain-containing protein, yielding MNRRLRYLPLALTALSVVGCQAEQRAKQYDLESLPPPLVSAVAEADTAMARLQRRLGARLKAELAAGGPVAALSVCRDSAQFLTSQVAAQSRVQVGRTSHRLRSLANTPRAWVRPYLEAITPGQKAAAFRPVAVDLGETVGLLRPIATQEICLQCHGDAAAFSPELALALREAYPEDRATSFAVDDLRGVFWAEVSKAR
- a CDS encoding helix-turn-helix domain-containing protein, producing MADLEVIDDPAAAVVALDPTRARLLAELAEPGSASSLATRVGITRQKVNYHLRALEAHGLVRPAGERRWGGLVERRMVATAASYVVSPAALGDAANDPARASDRLSASYLIALAARVIREVGDLLRGSKEQRKHLATLAIDTEVRFRSPAERAAFTAELTHAITGLVARYHDATAPGGRPHRVILVAHPSPRKPRT
- a CDS encoding SRPBCC domain-containing protein; translation: MPTQKDPSGRRFIAVETEVPGTPEEVWQAIATGPGITSWFVPTQLEEREKGSILMNFGPGMESKAEIQVWDPPRRFTAENKEGMGPGSPAMATEWTVEAKAGGTCLVRVVHSWFASTDDWDKQFESVEKGWPAFFRILRSYLTHFRGQPCTLVQLMAVAPGPKEKAWAEIAGPLGIEEASIGRSVTSSSDAPPIAAVVEHVSPKDYPDLILRLEQPAPGTARLFTMPMGGQVFVSVSLYLYGDAARAVAAREEPVWRAWLDRLFPAPVGQTES
- a CDS encoding P-II family nitrogen regulator; protein product: MKLVIAIIRPEKLDAVQRALQLALDEGDNYRLTVQTVDGHGRQGGEVEYFRGQPVRHNLVHKTQVTIGVNDPYVEPAIQAIIEGARTADGEIGDGKIFVLPLEECVRIRTGERGGAAI
- a CDS encoding ammonium transporter, which produces MTTLVTATSPVAAASSALDSGSTAWMLASSALVLLMVPGLALFYGGMVRRKNVLTTMLHSFIAMALIGVQWILVGYSLAFGSSQGGWIGWSWEAVGLHGVLPGRLFSDKAIPELAFVMFQGKFAIITPALISGAVAERLKFSSYVVFILLWATLVYCPLAHWVWAPGGWLFEYGVLDFAGGTVVHIAAGVSALVLALMIGPRRDYPHGAIQPNNLTLTLTGAGLLWFGWFGFNAGSAVAVEHPVAGFSAALAFATTQTAAASAALVWLLIEWIQTGKPTSVGMASGIVAGLVAITPAAGHVMPLSAMVIGAGASLVCYGAVRLKSRLGYDDSLDAFGVHGVGGIWGALATGLFCVIPVAGLLGGNPGQLFKQLVGVVITILFAAAGTFLIATALRLTMGLRVSERQERDGLDITVHGERGYHL